The Penaeus monodon isolate SGIC_2016 chromosome 6, NSTDA_Pmon_1, whole genome shotgun sequence genomic sequence ATATTACACCTTAAGAAAAAACAGAATAACTTATTCTGCCAACTATTTATCCATACAGGCAATGCAAAGAGTACAAATATTTTCAGTTAATCTTTAGTATAACAAATTACTAAAGCATAAATGACTTAATAATTATAGAATCAGGATGTATTTATTGACATGAAAGAGTGCAATACGGAAGATGGAAATGAATGggttagaggagggggagagggggagaaagaaaagatgatggtGAATGAACATGTAAGTGCTTCGGTGTGatcttttcataaatatatatttatatgcagatCTTTAACAAAAACAATTAGTGTAATGGCACCATGAATAATGCAAAGTGTCTTCCAAATAACATGAGTGCATATAAAATGTACTATGCAGTTGTTAAAACTATCTACCATATAAAAATTGTCCTTTTGTGCTAAAAGTTTACACACATCCAACAATGAACTTCAGATATGCTGAAACATCCACATAAATTTAGGATAACAATAAACTACACAAGGTGATCAACCAAGGCCATAGATTTGCTTGGATGACGCTTACTGTGCAAATGACCCTGATACCTAAGCTCATCGGCAGCTCTTGGACGGAAGTGCAGAGCAGATCTACCAGGAAATATGTTGTCAATGCTTCGATTCAACTTTGCAAACACATGTTTCGATGTGTCACCTGGAGTCCTCCCTGGTTGAATTTTACTATTACTTCCTTGGTAAGTGACTCTACTACTTTGATGATAATATCTGTCATCATTTTCCTTGTCATCATTCTGCACACTTTTATCTTCTGTCTTCTTCAGTCCTCCCAAAGTCACATGATAAAGGTATGGGTCAGTTTTTGGATCCAAAGGCTTGGGAGCACCGCACTCAGCACATAtgcttcttccttctttatttgtcAAGGTTGGCTCCAAGTATAATCTGTCATTCTGCAGGTAGTGGTGTACACCTGGAAAATATGTTCTGCATtacaaatagaagagagagagagagagagagagagagagagagagagagagagagagagagagagagagagagagagtgagtgagtgagtgagtgagtgagtgagtgagagagagagagagagagagagagagagagagagagagagagagagagagagagagagagagacaagacagacagacagagacagagacagagtgagtgagtgttagtAAGTCAGTTAGCAAGCAAGCATAGACCACAAGAGAATAcatagaaaatgaataataaattgttGTATTCCATAAAAGTTCTGAAGTTACTTTTTTCTACTTAATTACAGTGAGAAACACCAACACTACAATTGTGCACTCTTAAACATTAGTAGTGGTTCCTAAACTACCTTTTAATATGTATACTCAAGCAAGATAACATGAACGCAAGATACACCAAACCCTTTATTAACATGCTAAATAatccatacagatacatacatttatgaggAGGACCATTGTAATCCCAGTCTCTATGCCTCTCTGCTCTGCGTGACCGATACTGGCGGAGTTCCTCCAGGTCTTCTGCATCCCAAGACTTCCACTTCCGTCTGTGGTGAACCAGGTGGTGCTGAAAGACAGATCATTTGTCAGAACTCAATCCACTGCTGGCCTTATTTCTTGAATTATTATCAAGGTGCTAAATATTGTGATGCTTAGTGATAGACAGGTAAAAAGAGGATATCtagaattatttatctttttttggatGATAGGAGACTGGAGAGTAATAGAAAGAAGTGAAATATGTGAATAAAACACTTGTTTACATCTGCATTGCTTTTAAGCAGGAAATAAACATATTCTAGCATTCATTTGTGCAGTCATTCTAAATCTGGTTGAGCTccttataacataatttttttcttttctttgtaatttatatatatacaaatatatgatttattaccaTACACATTTTgacaattatacattttattgtattatgcatattttacttacattttttttgtaaatttccattttcacatatatatgtcagtatttttttccattttgatgcTCCAGAGTAACTACTTAATACATCAGCACAAAGAACACATTTTTCAGTGTACAAAATTGAATTCTTTAATTATTTAAGATAAAACTTGAAAAGTTAGGGTTATCTGCAGCCAGGGGGTAAGATGGGCACAGAAACTGCTGTCTTTAGGGGTTAATACCATAGCAGGCATATGTAGGgtcttgttttgtcttgtttttttttttctctcttttttctactttagAGTCAATCAACGCTGACTTGTATGTGCTTGTGTCTATGTGTGAATATTTGTTAGTTAGGATAATAAACTAAAACTAAATTTGCTGATAACATGAGGCAATACTTAACAATTGATGATTCATCTAGAAAATAATCATACTTACCAAATAATCCTGATTTCTATACTCTCTTTCAAGTTTTTTCTTCAAGTCTTTCACCAACTCTGTTTTTGGTTCATATGGTATACGATTCCTCTGCAGgatttcctcttccccatctgagaaaaaaacaggaactgACTGCCTCCTACGTAACGTATTTCTTAAGCCATGATCCCTTGGTGTTTTTATGTGTCTGTGATGATATATTGGATCATAAGAATCTAGGTCAGAGGAATCACAATGATAACAGTATCTGTCATCCACAGAATATGAGCGTCGACTCTGTCTTCTGCATAATGCACACAAgtcatcattatacttttttctaGATGGACTAATATTATAGGACCTAGTTCCTGGCTCTCTCACCCTAGAAGGAACAAATTCAGAAGCAGAATTCATTCGTCTAAACCTTGGGTTAGCAGGATATTTGAGTCTTGGAGATTCACAAAGTATACACCTTTCCTGGTGAATTTCTTGAACAGGATTCCTGCTCTCTGATACTGAGGAAGTGCTGTCATAATCATTCACATCTTTTTCTGAATAATCATCATGGCTTTCCGAATCATGAATTGAATGGTTATGACTATGCCTTCTTTGAAGAGGATCTGGCCTATCATTTCTCCCTGTCATTTCTGCATGCTTGGACTTTTCATGCCTGGTTTCATAATTATCCAGGTTAATATCTCTTCTCATCGTATTACGATGGCTGGTCTCTGTATGAAAGTTCTCGTGTGTTACATCACCAGCATTTGTTTTGTCTGAAAACTGGACTCTCTTCTTTGAGATATCCTcagtattttgtttattattctcattttcattacggAGAGTGTCTTCAGAAGTCTTTTGTCTGCCTCTACTTTCTTCCATGTCATTCTCCTTGAATGTAAGCTGGCTTGGTCTCCAATTTGCATCTAATATTGATATTCCTTCTGTGTTATCTTTTGATGCATAGATTTTTCTTCCATTGAGCCCACCCCTGGGTACTGTACATGTAGATGTTAAAATGTGACTTGATGCTCTAATATCTGATACTGGTGGTTTACCTTTAACTCTACTCTGTTTAGCCTTATTAGAAGTAGGACCTGAACACTGACATTTTGGTCTCATATGATTACAATTAAGCCTGGTCTTTAGCTGATTTCCCATGACAGTCATTTTTGCATGTGGTCTCAATGGCTCACTACTTTTAGATTTATTGTGCTTTAGTTTCCTATTAGACTGGGAGATCTGGTTGAAGGAAGGCGAACTGGATAAAGACATCAGcgtgggtttttgttttcttgaggTGACATCCACCCTAACTGGACGGAGTTTTTCCGCCCTTCTGAAATGGATTTGTCACAAATTTAAAACACGCTTACTGAGGGTCATCTTGACAGTTATACATATTGTCTAGCACAATCTAAATAATGATTGGTTCATATGCTTTTAATCTTACATGTAGATGACATTATGCAAAACTACTTATAGATGACttaaatacataaagaaagaaatacttaCGTGCTAATTACTGGTCCATAAAATGTAACTTTCTTCTGTGGCTGGACAGACTTCCAGTCAACTTGAGATTTTTCCTGAGTATTTTGCATCTTCTTAGACctttgaaaaacaagaaaatattacaagttacatatacatatattaactttTCATGTCCAAAAAATTGCATTTCACATTAACATCTTGGTGATAGAGCATGTTTGTGGCCATATAGTCAATAGATGCTGGGCTTAATTCAGCTTTTCCACTCCCCAGCAACAAATCTTCTATGACCACCACTCACTCAAACTTTGTCTGTACCTCTATATTGTCCGCTGCATGAGACCTCCTCACACACCACAGAGTTTAAGGAGAAATGACTTACCATATAAATATTTCCTTTCATATACCAAGCACTGCAACTGGCCTGAATCTCAAAACAAATCCAGAGGTCATGTCTCAAAATGACACAATGAATAGAGATATAGCTGTAAATTTGGACTTTTGTGATAAGAACTTCAGGAGAGTATTGATAACTACCAAAAGTATACTTGGACCTCAATGTATTTCTTTCCataattcacaattttttttctaacactaTGGTACTTTACATACTACCTTGAAATTAATAAATGAGTTCTGATACTTTGATATACCAATGGTATTATTGGAAATGATGCCTAACACCTTAAATACAGAATCTGAGCTTACCAAGTAGTAGAACACATGGGGTGAAGATTTTgtaaacagacccccccccctcccccccccaaaaaaaaaaaaaaaagggagtttaagGGGGGCAAAGCTCCCTAAATAACCTGGAATCAAGTGGATACGATGTGCTCTCCCATGTATTACCGATATTTGAAATTTCCCCCCCATATTAACTGATAGGTATCATGCCCTCCCCACCTATCAGCAGGATCAATATTATAGCTGGGCTTTGTTTGCAAATTAAATGAGTGGTAGATTCATTTGAAACTGGTGTAAGGCATCATTTCCAAATTTACCCTAGATACAATTTCAGGTCGGTTTTAGCTGTTGGTTCATCTTTTATGCATTCACTAATTACCCACTCTTACGAATTAAAAGTCTGACTTACCAGTCACCTCTAATACATTTACCACAACTATACATCACATTTCCACACTGGTTAAACCCTAAAATCCGTGTGTTTTACAGTATTATGGTCAAACTTCCTTAAAAAAACTCAAGACTAACGCATCCCACACACTTTGAGTCAACACCAAACACAATTCAAATTCGAAACGTTATCTCTTAATATAACATCTCCGTATTTTCCCCCTTACGTTACCCCTCAAATCTATACACACAAGACACATTCCCATCTAAATATTACCAAATTCCACCTCTTCTCTcggtaaaacccccccaaaaataacggTAAAAAATCCTCGCAACGTCGCATACCTACCTGTCAACGTCTCCCACTCAGCCATCAaaactatttgtttgtttacgtttcGGCGTTCGTGTAGGGCGGCCGCGTGAATGCGCATGCAGGCTTCGAGGGATGGGCGAAATAGGAACTCATTAATAAATTCGATATAATAAATTCGACTAGATTTTATTTATGTACcttataactttattttttttttgctttataacccattgttgttattgttgttataaagaTTGAtgctattgta encodes the following:
- the LOC119574142 gene encoding LOW QUALITY PROTEIN: uncharacterized protein LOC119574142 (The sequence of the model RefSeq protein was modified relative to this genomic sequence to represent the inferred CDS: deleted 2 bases in 1 codon), yielding MRIHAAALHERRNVNKQIVLMAVGDVDRSKKMQNTQEKSQVDWKSVQPQKKVTFYGPVISTRAEKLRPVRVDVTSRKQKPTLMSLSSSPSFNQISQSNRKLKHNKSKSSEPLRPHAKMTVMGNQLKTRLNCNHMRPKCQCSGPTSNKAKQSRVKGKPPVSDIRASSHILTSTCTVPRGGLNGRKIYASKDNTEGISILDANWRPSQLTFKENDMEESRGRQKTSEDTLRNENENNKQNTEDISKKRVQFSDKTNAGDVTHENFHTETSHRNTMRRDINLDNYETRHEKSKHAEMTGRNDRPDPLQRRHSHNHSIHDSESHDDYSEKDVNDYDSTSSVSESRNPVQEIHQERCILCESPRLKYPANPRFRRMNSASEFVPSRVREPGTRSYNISPSRKKYNDDLCALCRRQSRRSYSVDDRYCYHCDSSDLDSYDPIYHHRHIKTPRDHGLRNTLRRRQSVPVFFSDGEEEILQRNRIPYEPKTELVKDLKKKLEREYRNQDYLHHLVHHRRKWKSWDAEDLEELRQYRSRRAERHRDWDYNGPPHKCVHHYLQNDRLYLEPTLTNKEGRSICAECGAPKPLDPKTDPYLYHVTLGGLKKTEDKSVQNDDKENDDRYYHQSSRVTYQGSNSKIQPGRTPGDTSKHVFAKLNRSIDNIFPGRSALHFRPRAADELRYQGHLHSKRHPSKSMALVDHLV